One genomic window of Nerophis lumbriciformis linkage group LG29, RoL_Nlum_v2.1, whole genome shotgun sequence includes the following:
- the ky gene encoding kyphoscoliosis peptidase, protein MSAEVAIQKFSFPFSCAAHLSKQDEESEVGCIQVKALGLCDRQENPSLSQSSTVTPVAALARREIPKASAEGDMAASQALVCPEASQSAVLSCRSVFERLAAEAEDQRPVAKRQLSSESASRNITVVKKSAVRVEVEEQKHLQVKTFMAAGRRKRRKDLFACSDVFHRLDSHVIRAGSEMKEKRVHDVRAIVQSITKVSKTEVEKVRAIWVWLCHNIEYDVSGFLGHSERMTSPEEVIASGRGVCCGYSSLCTDMCRLVGIECQEVAGHSKGIGYRQGQSFKNVKSDHLWNAVLLEGQWFLMDACWGSGQVNMKEESFVKRFDDFYFLTDPEEFIESHFPDEEKWQLLESPITLEDFERRVFKTSSFFSMGLRLMQPHHCHIVTDDGEANVSIGFSRPVTFTYEMKQHQDFLQCDTSEEKENSHCSSGLLTVSHRSMNLQLLPPASGTYDLKIFARPETATTPLGWVCSFTVECLQPRAMEDIPENPYLSWGLLPNVASLGVAGCSQNSEVAEVEEGRFKLALKTSRSLMVLCELVHPDLEAAITKRCLATQIQPDLLSCHVLCPSRGFYRLSVFVRDYEKTDAKFQTAANILLHCKGKVVSEHELFPPNLSSVCGPGTRTSEMGLSKFSHTTPVVSTPQGKCNITFHNQRDLELHPVISSADNKAGAFPLTRHLFCTYTDSKVTVSVSLPDAGMYRLGLYARTTSSGDFDPMCDFVLRNYCDQAGLPFPRVYAAWRKGCVLFEPRVGLLEPATWVRFRVRILGAQRVCVVGEGRTDLKLNKSRVWEGEVFSGEGVSQLKLAASSGESSDLSVLMTFDIKPVQGEV, encoded by the exons ATGTCGGCAGAAGTTGCAATCCAGAAGTTCTCCTTCCCCTTCTCTTGTGCTGCACACCTTTCCAAGCAAGATGAGGAGAGCGAGGTGGGATGCATACAGGTGAAGGCCCTGGGGCTTTGTGATCGCCAGGAAAATCCCAGTTTAAGCCAGTCGAGCACCGTCACTCCGGTAGCGGCTTTGGCACGCCGTGAGATCCCCAAAGCATCCGCTGAGGGTGACATGGCCGCTTCCCAAGCCCTGGTCTGCCCCGAGGCCTCCCAGAGCGCTGTGCTCTCTTGCCGCAGTGTCTTTGAGAGACTGGCAGCGGAGGCAGAGGACCAGCGCCCGGTGGCAAAAAGACAGCTGTCATCCGAGAGCGCTTCCAGGAACATCACAGTGGTGAAGAAGAGCGCGGTGAGGGTGGAGGTGGAGGAGCAAAAACACCTGCAAGTCAAGACCTTCATGGCAGCAGGGAGGAGGAAGCGCCGGAAAGATCTCTTCGCTTGCTCAGATGTTTTCCACAGGCTTGACTCGCATGTCATCAGAGCAGGGTCAGAG ATGAAGGAAAAGCGTGTGCACGATGTGAGAGCGATCGTCCAGAGCATCACAAAGGTATCCAAGACAGAGGTGGAGAAAGTCCGAGCCATCTGGGTTTGGCTCTGTCACAACATCG AATATGATGTCAGCGGCTTCCTGGGGCACTCAGAGAGGATGACCTCCCCGGAGGAAGTGATAGCAAGCGGTCGAGGAGTTTGTTGCGGCTACTCCAGTCTCTGTACAGACATGTGCag GCTGGTGGGCATCGAATGCCAGGAAGTGGCGGGGCACAGTAAGGGCATAGGCTACCGCCAGGGCCAGAGCTTCAAGAATGTGAAATCAGATCACCTGTGGAACGCTGTGCTCCTGgaaggacagtggttcttaatgGACGCCTGCTGGGGATCCGGACAAGTCAACATGAAAGAAGAGAGCTTCGTCAAAAG GTTTGATGATTTCTATTTCCTGACGGACCCAGAGGAGTTTATAGAGTCCCACTTCCCCGACGAGGAGAAATGGCAGCTTCTGGAGTCACCAATCACCCTGGAGGACTTTGAGAGGAGGGTCTTCAAGACTTCGTCTTTCTTCTCCATGGGGCTGAGGCTGATGCAACCTCATCACTGTCACATCGTCACAG ACGATGGTGAGGCAAACGTCTCCATTGGTTTCTCCAGGCCTGTGACCTTTACCTATGAGATGAAGCAGCACCAGGACTTCCTGCAGTGCGACACTTCAGAGGAGAAAGAGAACAGTCACTGCTCCTCCGGTCTCCTGACGGTCTCCCACCGCAGCATGAATCTGCAACTGCTGCCGCCTGCAAGCGGCACATACGACCTGAAGATATTTGCTAGGCCAGAAACAGCCACCACTCCCCTGGGCTGGGTATGCTCCTTCACAGTGGAGTGTCTGCAACCCAGGGCTATGGAGGATATCCCGGAGAACCCCTACCTATCATGGGGCCTGCTACCCAATGTGGCATCTCTGGGAGTGGCAGGCTGCAGTCAGAACAGTGAGGTGGCCGAGGTTGAGGAAGGCCGTTTTAAGTTAGCTTTGAAGACATCCAGGTCTCTTATGGTGCTTTGTGAACTGGTCCACCCGGACTTGGAGGCCGCGATTACCAAGCGCTGCCTGGCTACTCAGATTCAACCAGACCTCCTGAGCTGCCACGTCCTGTGCCCCTCTCGTGGCTTCTACCGGCTGTCCGTGTTTGTGCGGGATTATGAGAAAACAGATGCCAAGTTCCAGACGGCCGCAAACATCCTATTGCACTGTAAAGGAAAGGTTGTCAGTGAGCATGAACTCTTCCCTCCTAATCTGAGCTCAGTATGTGGGCCAGGGACCCGTACGTCAGAGATGGGTCTCTCCAAATTCAGCCACACGACGCCTGTGGTGAGCACGCCTCAAGGCAAGTGTAACATCACCTTCCACAACCAGCGAGACCTGGAGCTTCACCCTGTGATTAGCAGTGCGGACAATAAAGCGGGAGCTTTCCCGCTCACACGCCATCTTTTCTGCACCTACACAGATAGCAAAGTGACAGTGAGCGTCAGCCTGCCAGACGCGGGCATGTATCGCCTTGGCCTGTACGCCAGGACCACCTCCAGTGGAGATTTTGACCCCATGTGTGACTTTGTGCTGAGGAACTACTGCGATCAAGCGGGGCTTCCTTTCCCTCGCGTCTACGCCGCCTGGAGAAAAGGATGCGTGCTTTTTGAGCCCCGTGTGGGCCTGCTGGAGCCCGCAACCTGGGTTCGCTTTCGGGTGAGGATCCTGGGGGCCCAGAGGGTGTGCGTGGTGGGAGAAGGGCGGACAGATCTGAAACTGAACAAAAGCCGGGTCTGGGAAGGCGAAGTATTCAGCGGGGAAGGCGTCTCACAACTGAAGCTGGCCGCCTCATCTGGGGAGTCCAGCGACCTCTCTGTTTTGATGACTTTTGACATCAAACCAGTGCAAGGAGAAGTGTAA